The genome window cacccccaggcttcACTACACACTACTTCATGAGCACTGCAGCCATGTCCCCGTGTGTCCTTGCTCCCACCCCGCAGGGCAAGGCCATGCCACCCTCCGTGCCCCACAGCTAGATGTGCAAAATGGGCAGTCTCAGTCCCAGCAGATGCTCCAAAGCTTGTCCTTTGCCTTCCTGGGTGGAATCTCCATGCCATGCCCAGTGGTTATTGGAGGACAAGTCAACCATCACCCACTGGAGGACTAGCCAGGCCTTCAACAGCCTGGCTCAGAGGTGGACTGAGGCTTTGGCCTGGGGGCATGACCCACTGGCAACACCACCTGCAGCAGGCGACAATAAATTCCTGGCCTCCCAGGGTTCGGCAGCAGGGAGGTGGACTTCTAGGGAGAGGCACAAACTTAAGTGGCAAGAAGTGGACACCAGGAAAGAGCGGGGCCCTTTTCCAAGTCCAAGATCCCATCTGGCCCAGCCAAGGTTACCAGCAGCAGGGCCTTGGGCACCCGCTGGGCATGCTCTCCAGCTGTGTAACAGTGGGGGTGGCACCACTGCTGGGCACAGGCTGTGTCACTGGGCACATGGCTACAGGGACAACTGGGCCCACCTGGTCGCAGCAGCCAGAGCCAGCTGCACCTATGCCCACCTCACTCACCCCCACCTACCCCACCTACCCCACCTTCAATTCCAAAAGAGAAGCGAGTTTGGGGCGGGCCTGCTTCTCTCTCCACATCTGTCCCCAGGCCACAGGGGTGGCCATTCCtggtgtgtgcacctgtgtgctgGAGGGAAGGGGGTACTGGAAGCAAGGACAAGGTGGGGCGCACAGCACAGGCTGGCAGGCCTGCAGGGAGGGGCGGGACGGGGGACTTCAGCTCTGAGGGAGCCAGTGGTCAACCTTCTCCAGGGCATCAGCTGGGGAGGGGCAAATGAGAGCAGGTGGCCTGCCGAGCTATTTATTTCCCCTGCTGAGTTTAAGGGGCAACCAGTCCTACTCAGCCAGGCCCTGAGGGTAGCCCAGGCTGGAGGTCCAGAGGGCAGCACCCTGCAGGGGAGGGGCTGAGCCAGGTGGACATCAGGCCTTGGAGGGACAAGGACATGCcacagattttctttcctttccttcctcatcTCCAAACCCCATCACTTTTGGGTGGCCTCCATCCGGGGCTGCGTGTCCATTTGTCttagttggggggagggggacagtggTTGTGACTGCTGGCAGACTCTGAACCCAGGCCAGTTGAGAGGCTTCCTGGGGCCTGGTGTGGCGGCAGCCCTGGAAGAGGGGCAAGGCTGCCAGCTCACAGGAAGGCTAGAAGAGCAAGTTACGACTCAGCACAGCCTGCCCTGCCTGTCCCCCACAGCTGGGCTGTGGGAGGCGTGTGTGCgcatgcgtgcgtgtgcgcgcacatgtgtgtgtgtatgtgtgtgtgtctttggggTGCAGAGGGGGCCTGCATGTGGGAGGGATAAGGGCACAGGTCAAGTTCCCAGGTTTTCCAGACATATAGAGAAGCCAAGTTTAGCTACTTGGCCACTAGGTTGGCTGTGGGTAcagggagcagggtggggagTGGTCCACAGCCTCTCTCAAAAGAAAGGAGAGATTCCTGGCAGAAGAGGCTGGAACCTTGACTTAGCTCAATCCCCCCATGACTAGAGCTCTTCAGACAGTGTCTATCAAGGGGATCTGGAGGCCAAGAGACCCAAGAAAAGGAGGTGTCATGGTGTGGGGTAAAGAAAAGGGGTTCAGAGGCCCCTGTCTCTCCCTAAACCGGCATCTCAAACCTGAAAGCCCAGGAGATCACAGCATCCGGGGGTCTCAGGAGGAAAGGGAGGCCGCCACCGCTACCtgcccagggcagggctgggaaggGCAGGGTCCCCTGGTCCAGTGGGTGACTAGACTTTCTTAGGTCTCCGGCCGACTTGGTAATAGTAGTAAATGCTGATGGCAACAAAGAGGAGGCGGCTGGCCAGGAGCAACAGGATCCCCAGAGACATGAGGCCCGTCTCAGCTAGTGTGGCAGTGACCACTGCGGGAGAAAGGCAGGGAAGGGGACAGAGGTCAGAGGAGGGGAGgtgccctcgccccccaccacgGGATGCGGCACTGAGCCAGGAGCCCTGGGGTGGCCGCCTCGCTGCCTTTGTTCTGAGCCCAGGGGTCCTGCCAGCTGGGAGGCGCAGGACCTGAGCTGTGCCCCTGCCAACCCCACAGACACTTCTGTTCTGATGTCCCCCATGTAGCAGGTACCAGGGCAGAGCATGCAGGCAAAATTGAGCATGTGTTGTTACACAGGTGCACAACTGAGCAATGGGTGTGGGAGGCTGCACGTGTGTGGGGGGGAGTGTACAAGGCTGTGCATTCAGGAAGACGCAGGTGTGTTAggtgtgtgtgcacaggtgtgCAGGCTCAGGGAAACACAGCTACCTGAGTCCCTACCCCTCTGTCCCGTCCCTGCCTCCCTCTGACAGGTTTTCATCACTTCCTGCAAACCCAAGTGGCTAGAGCTGGAAGGTCGGGGGCAGAGCTGCCCATCCGCAGCCCCATCAGCCTCTCTCACTGTCCACTCAGGACTCACCCAAGAACTGGACCCCGAAGTAGCAGGCTTCAGTGAGCAGAGTCCATCGGATGATGACCTTCTCAGCCGTGTAGAGGGCGTTCCACATGATTAGGGAGATGCCTGGGGTGGGGGACAAAGAGTGGACCAGGGAATGGGATAGCCTGATTCCCTTGGGGCAGGGGAAGGGCCTGTTCCTCCTCCCTTTGGCCACTGCTGCAAGACAGCCAGGGTCCTGGACCTCCACTTCCATAGCCCCTACTCACACTCCTCAAATCAGAGCAATCTGTCCCCTGTGCCATTCCCTCCAGGTTCAACTCTGCTGCTTGGGACACCAGGCAAGTCACCTCCCCTGGGAATCAgtctctccatctgtaaaatgggagcttGAGCTCTGGGCCCCCTGCCTATATCCAGTTCTGCCATGATGATTCTGCATTGATGGAGTCTTGGAGTTATGGGTCACCTGGCCCCAAAATTGTGACTTCTTTCCGAATGGGCTCCTGGGGACAGAAAACCTGAGTCCATTAAGGAATTGCTCTAAGAAACACCCCAGGAGGAGAGGGACGGAGCataattttttaatggaagaaTCATGGTTCCACCTCTAGCAGGCCCAGCTTGCCCAGCATCTGCTGGCTCTAAGTGCCAGATATGTCACCGGAGGTGTCCTCACTTTATTTCAGCAACCTGACTCCAGAACTCTAGTTCTCCCACTGTGTAAATGAAGTACCGCCCAACCTCCACCACCTCCTGCCCCAGAGATATCTGAGCTGCCCCTGAAGGTTGAACAAGAACAATTGGCACAAGACTGGGGAAATTGCATGTGCAAAGTCACAGAGGTCATCTAAAATTGGGGAGTGGGGATCACCAGGTGTGGCTGGAGTTCAGGGCCCACCATGGGATGTGGGGGAGAGAGGCATGGGAAGGCAGGCTGGATCCACCCCACAGAGGACCCTCAATGTCAGCAGAGGAGTTGGGACTGTATTCTGCAGGCAATAGGGAGCCATGGAATGCTTTAGAGGAGGGGAGGGACACTACCTATGCtgagccttcaaaactgtaattCAACTTCCTAACAGCCACTGCATGCAGCGCAGATTAGAGAGGAAACAGAAGTGATTCAAATTCTCTGGGGATAAAGATGGAGCAGGAGTAAGGGGTTTGCAGACACTGCATAGACTCTGCTTCCTCCTCTAGGCTGTGAG of Cynocephalus volans isolate mCynVol1 chromosome 4, mCynVol1.pri, whole genome shotgun sequence contains these proteins:
- the TP53I11 gene encoding tumor protein p53-inducible protein 11 isoform X2, with the translated sequence MKSSLLFGSLWGSGSGSLFLLCSSPALPSWPSPSLTSISLIMWNALYTAEKVIIRWTLLTEACYFGVQFLVVTATLAETGLMSLGILLLLASRLLFVAISIYYYYQVGRRPKKV